Below is a genomic region from Bacillota bacterium.
CGTTGGGATCCCTGCTCAGGAGGACGCTTGCCAGGGCTCGCTGACTGCTTAGGCTGAGGCATTGGAGGACTTCCCATGCGCCGCCTCGTGACCGGCGGAGCCGGCTTCATCGGCTCCCACCTCACCGAAGCCCTGTCGGAACTGGGCCACAAGGTGGGGGTGGTCGATAACCTGTCGACCGGCTCCCTGGATAACCTGGCCGCCCAGGTGAACGTGCGGGATTCGCTCGAGCACCCAACGGCTGATGCCAAGGCGAACGTCCTTGGCTCGGTCAACGTCCTCGAGAACTCCGTTCGGACTCTAGTTTGACACCCCATTTACGCAAATCGTTGCAGCTGGAAGGCTACAACGATCAAGGGCAGGACGTACCACAACACGGGTCGGCTCGGGGAATGACCACCCAGTAAAGAAACAGGCGGGGCCCTCAATCGAGGACCCCGCCTTGGTATTCTGGCCGGTACTTTCGCTCACGGCATCTCCGGCCGATACCCGCTGGCCACGTCAGCCCACTTCACATAATAAGCGCGGCCCCCATTATCCCATCCACAGAAGAACCCATCGCGGGTCCCGACGGCCTCGAACCCGCCCCCGCTGCTGCCGCCGCCCGCGCCTTCGGCCTTTCGCACGCCCATCTTGCCCCAATTCCCATCCCCGCCGTAACTGGCCACCCACTTCCCATCCACCGACCAGGCCCACGTCGACTGGGACCCGTCGACCTCCGCCGACATGGGGAAGGCTTCGATGGTGGCCCCGACGGCCCTCCCGTTGATGACCCAGAAATTGCCGTCCGGGGACCACGAGAACGGCTCGACGGTGATGTACTTGGGGCCGTCGATGACCGTGGCGGTGTGGGCGGCCTTCTCGGCCAGGTCATAGACGCGAACCTCGCCGCCCCCGCGCCGGTCGCCGACCGCGGCCACCTGCCCGCCATCCCTCGACCAGGCCGGCCCGGAGCGGACGTACCATTCGCTCGGCGGCAGGTAGATCCGGACGAACTCCTTGACCACTTCGGCCTGGCCATTCTCCAGATCGATCAGGACCAGGTCGTTGGGGATCAGGCTGGTCTCGGGATCCCGCGAGGCCCCGGATTCGAAGTCGGGCACGAGTCCGGCCAGATGCCGCCCATCGGGCGACACCGTCGGGTGCCGGAAGTTCTCATGCGGCTGGGCCCACTCCCTGGTCTTCTGGCCGTTCAAATCGATAAGCTCGCAGCGCTTGTCGACCAACCGCACCACCGCCCCGGAGCCCGCCCAGCCGACGTAGTCCCCGCCGTCCGGCAGGACCGTGGCCTTGCCGGTGGTCAGATCGATCACCCGCCAAACCACCGGGCCGGGCTCCAGCCGCGAGGTCGAGGCGGCGTACGCGCCGGCCAGTAGCCGCTGGCCATCCGGGCTCACGTACGTCGTCATCAGGTCGGTCGGGACCGCGGCCACGTCCTTTTCGGCGCCGGTGGCCGGGTCGTAGGCATAGAGCCTCGGTGCTTCGCCGGTGTAGGCCACCGGCAGGCCGCCGAGCACCCACAGGCCGTTGGTGCTCCTCGCCTGGTTGACATCGATCCGCACGACCGCCGGCGGTGCCTC
It encodes:
- a CDS encoding GDP-mannose 4,6-dehydratase, whose amino-acid sequence is MRRLVTGGAGFIGSHLTEALSELGHKVGVVDNLSTGSLDNLAAQVNVRDSLEHPTADAKANVLGSVNVLENSVRTLV